A part of Olleya sp. Bg11-27 genomic DNA contains:
- a CDS encoding GlmU family protein, producing MNYILFDGTVRNQLLPFTYTRPVADIRVGILTIREKWELYLDTTTTTVTEDYLSEKYPMVELEENVMLNAAYLPNSELVELILGLKDNQAIFKDEDVIAFYTTDAQDAIDFDTYDAIEFDNDIAKIEHTWDIFSKNGEVIQQDFDLLTDGRKSQPIPASNNVIAPENIFLEEGAKLEFTTLNASAGPIYIGKNAEIMEGSLVRGPLALCDNATLKLGTKIYGPTTVGPHSKVGGEVNNSVLFGYSNKGHDGFLGNSVIGEWCNLGADTNNSNLKNNYVEVKLWDYETERFAKTGLQFCGLMMGDHSKCGINTMFNTGTVIGVNANIFGSGFPRNFVPSYSWGGASGFTTYLTSKAFEVAKVVMARRGIEFSSQDEAILIQVFEDTKKYRKE from the coding sequence ATGAATTATATCCTTTTTGACGGAACAGTACGTAATCAATTACTTCCATTTACTTATACTAGGCCAGTTGCAGACATTAGAGTTGGTATTTTAACGATAAGAGAAAAGTGGGAATTATATCTAGATACAACAACGACAACGGTTACAGAAGATTATTTGTCGGAAAAATATCCAATGGTAGAATTGGAAGAAAACGTTATGCTTAATGCGGCTTATTTACCTAATAGTGAGTTGGTAGAATTAATACTGGGGCTGAAAGATAATCAGGCTATATTTAAAGATGAGGACGTTATTGCTTTTTATACTACAGATGCGCAGGATGCCATAGATTTTGACACGTACGATGCTATAGAGTTTGATAACGATATTGCAAAAATAGAACACACCTGGGATATCTTTTCTAAAAACGGAGAGGTTATTCAGCAAGATTTTGATTTACTAACTGATGGTCGAAAATCACAACCTATTCCAGCAAGTAATAATGTAATTGCGCCAGAGAATATTTTTTTAGAAGAAGGTGCTAAACTTGAATTTACAACATTAAATGCAAGTGCAGGTCCAATTTATATTGGTAAAAATGCCGAAATCATGGAGGGAAGTCTTGTTAGAGGTCCTTTAGCGTTGTGTGATAATGCTACTTTAAAACTAGGAACAAAAATATATGGACCAACGACGGTTGGACCACATAGTAAAGTCGGAGGAGAAGTTAATAATTCGGTTTTATTTGGATATTCAAATAAGGGACATGATGGGTTTTTAGGGAATTCGGTTATTGGAGAATGGTGTAATTTAGGTGCTGACACTAATAATTCTAACCTTAAAAATAATTATGTAGAGGTTAAACTTTGGGATTATGAGACAGAACGCTTTGCAAAAACGGGATTACAGTTTTGTGGTTTAATGATGGGTGATCATAGTAAATGTGGTATAAACACGATGTTTAATACAGGAACAGTTATAGGAGTTAATGCTAATATATTTGGAAGCGGATTTCCAAGAAATTTTGTACCGAGTTATAGTTGGGGTGGCGCTTCAGGTTTTACAACGTATTTAACATCCAAAGCTTTTGAGGTGGCAAAAGTAGTTATGGCTAGAAGAGGAATTGAATTTTCAAGTCAAGACGAAGCTATTTTAATACAGGTTTTTGAGGATACAAAAAAATATAGAAAAGAATAG
- a CDS encoding type B 50S ribosomal protein L31 produces the protein MKKGIHPENYRMVAFKDMSNDDVFLTKSTANTSETLEVDGVEYPVIKMEISRTSHPFYTGKSKLIDTAGRIDKFKTKYAKFKK, from the coding sequence ATGAAAAAAGGTATACATCCAGAAAATTATAGAATGGTAGCATTTAAAGATATGTCAAATGATGACGTGTTTTTAACAAAATCTACTGCAAACACAAGCGAAACTTTAGAAGTTGACGGTGTTGAATATCCAGTAATAAAAATGGAGATTTCTAGAACGTCTCACCCATTTTATACAGGTAAGTCTAAATTAATTGATACCGCTGGTCGTATCGATAAATTCAAAACAAAATACGCAAAGTTTAAAAAATAA
- a CDS encoding DUF4199 domain-containing protein has product MENENTPIKPIATNYGLYYALFSIAVIVILYVTNMQKNLVIGTINVLGTVAVFVLAIIAYKKTNNNYLTLGQALKVGLGTAAIGGILIALYTYLHYTYIQPEFIEAMRQVQIVELQKQAANMSSEDADMAMSMLDTFSSPGFISTISVIGSLIFGLIVSLIAGLVLKSE; this is encoded by the coding sequence ATGGAAAACGAAAACACACCTATTAAACCTATTGCAACCAACTATGGTCTTTATTACGCTCTTTTTTCTATAGCAGTAATTGTAATCTTATATGTTACAAATATGCAAAAGAACCTTGTAATTGGTACTATAAACGTATTAGGAACAGTAGCTGTATTTGTTTTAGCGATTATAGCTTATAAAAAAACAAACAATAATTATTTAACACTTGGTCAAGCATTAAAAGTAGGATTGGGTACTGCTGCTATTGGTGGTATACTAATAGCGCTTTACACTTATCTTCATTATACTTATATCCAACCTGAATTTATTGAGGCAATGAGACAAGTTCAAATAGTAGAATTACAAAAACAAGCAGCTAACATGAGTTCTGAAGATGCAGACATGGCAATGAGTATGCTTGACACTTTCAGTTCTCCTGGTTTTATAAGTACAATAAGTGTTATTGGATCTCTAATTTTTGGATTAATCGTTTCTTTAATAGCAGGATTGGTACTTAAAAGCGAATAA
- a CDS encoding glycosyltransferase family 2 protein, whose amino-acid sequence MDISVVIPLLNEEDSLTELHHWIANVMQSNGFSYEILFIDDGSTDLSWKTIETLQIKDKNVKGIRFLKNFGKSQALHAGFAQAIGDVIITMDADLQDNPEEIPELYSMITKHGFDLVSGWKKKRFDNKITKNLPSKLFNWAARKTSGVKLNDFNCGLKAYHNNVVKNIDVNGEMHRYIPVLAKNAGFSKIGEKVVQHQARKYGETKFGMDRFINGFLDLITIWFLSKFAKRPMHLFGALGVIMLGIGFMFAIYLGIDKLFFNTTGRLITQRPQFYLALVTMILGSQFFVAGFLGEIILRQRTETKRYLIKESLNLEAQAIK is encoded by the coding sequence ATGGACATATCTGTAGTCATACCACTACTTAACGAAGAAGACTCTTTAACAGAATTACACCATTGGATTGCAAATGTCATGCAATCCAATGGTTTTTCTTATGAAATACTTTTTATTGACGACGGTAGTACAGACCTATCCTGGAAAACCATAGAAACACTTCAAATAAAAGATAAAAACGTTAAGGGAATACGATTCTTAAAAAACTTTGGAAAATCCCAAGCGTTACATGCTGGTTTTGCTCAAGCAATCGGTGATGTTATTATTACCATGGATGCTGATTTGCAAGATAATCCAGAAGAAATCCCTGAATTATACAGTATGATTACCAAACATGGCTTTGATTTAGTCTCAGGTTGGAAAAAGAAACGTTTTGATAATAAAATAACCAAAAACCTACCTTCAAAATTATTTAATTGGGCGGCACGTAAAACGTCTGGTGTCAAACTAAACGATTTTAATTGTGGATTAAAAGCCTACCATAATAATGTGGTAAAAAACATTGATGTTAATGGCGAAATGCACAGATATATTCCCGTATTAGCAAAAAATGCTGGTTTCTCAAAAATTGGAGAAAAGGTTGTACAACATCAGGCTAGAAAATATGGCGAAACAAAATTTGGTATGGATCGCTTCATTAATGGCTTTTTAGACCTAATTACAATTTGGTTTTTATCAAAATTTGCCAAACGCCCCATGCACTTATTTGGAGCACTTGGTGTTATTATGCTTGGTATAGGTTTTATGTTTGCTATTTATTTAGGAATTGATAAACTATTTTTTAACACGACTGGCAGACTAATTACACAACGACCACAATTTTATTTAGCGTTAGTCACTATGATATTAGGTTCTCAATTTTTTGTTGCAGGATTTTTAGGCGAAATAATTTTACGTCAAAGAACAGAAACAAAACGATACTTAATAAAAGAATCCCTAAATTTAGAAGCCCAAGCTATTAAATAA
- a CDS encoding phospho-sugar mutase, which translates to MRHIDPELLERVNTWLTPAFDKDTQDYIKNLIAVQPTELKESFYKNLEFGTGGMRGVMGIGTNRINKYTLGKNTQGISNYMHQVFHGETLKVAIAFDCRHNSKSLAKVVADVFSANNIKVYLFEDLRPTPELSFALKHLGCHCGIVLTASHNPPEYNGYKVYWQDGGQLVPPQDAEIINLINALDYAEIKFEAKPDLIEYIGEAVDNVFIDAAVKNGSFDTPQKDKDNLNVVFTSLHGTSITTIPETFKRAGYKNVHIVEEQREPNGDFPTVKSPNPEEPEALKMALDLAEKVDGDIVIGTDPDSDRVGVAVRGLDNKMILLNGNQTMVMMTEFLLQQWKSNNKINENQFIGSTIVSTPMMSALADAFNVECKIGLTGFKWIAKMIKDFPNQEFIGGGEESFGFMVGDFVRDKDAVTSALLACEIAAQAKAKGSSFYKELIQLYTKHGFYKERLISITKKGIEGAQEIKQMMIDARENPLTTVNGSKVIKIEDYQLSEAKNTLDNTTTVIDIPKSNVLIYYTEDGSKIALRPSGTEPKIKFYISVYTTLDNVSDFETTEQKLETKIDAILKNMQLN; encoded by the coding sequence ATGAGACACATAGATCCAGAACTTTTAGAAAGAGTCAATACTTGGCTAACACCAGCTTTTGATAAAGACACACAAGATTATATAAAAAACCTTATTGCGGTACAACCTACAGAACTTAAAGAAAGTTTTTATAAAAACTTAGAGTTTGGTACTGGTGGTATGCGTGGCGTTATGGGTATTGGAACCAACAGAATTAACAAATATACTTTAGGTAAAAACACACAAGGAATCAGCAATTATATGCACCAAGTTTTTCATGGAGAAACACTTAAAGTCGCCATTGCTTTTGACTGTAGACATAATAGTAAGAGCTTAGCAAAAGTTGTTGCAGATGTCTTTTCTGCAAACAATATTAAGGTCTATTTATTTGAAGACCTACGCCCTACTCCCGAGTTATCCTTTGCTTTAAAACATTTAGGATGTCACTGTGGTATTGTACTAACAGCATCACATAACCCACCAGAATATAATGGTTATAAAGTGTATTGGCAAGATGGAGGGCAATTAGTACCACCACAAGATGCTGAAATTATTAACCTAATTAATGCGCTTGATTATGCCGAAATTAAATTTGAAGCAAAACCTGATTTAATTGAATATATAGGTGAAGCTGTAGATAACGTATTTATTGACGCAGCAGTAAAAAATGGAAGTTTTGACACGCCTCAAAAAGATAAAGACAATTTAAACGTTGTATTTACATCGTTACACGGGACGTCAATCACCACTATTCCAGAAACTTTTAAACGTGCTGGATACAAAAATGTACATATTGTTGAAGAACAACGAGAACCTAATGGCGATTTCCCAACAGTAAAATCTCCAAACCCAGAAGAACCTGAAGCACTTAAAATGGCTTTAGATTTGGCTGAGAAGGTTGATGGTGACATTGTTATTGGTACTGACCCTGACAGTGACAGAGTTGGTGTTGCAGTAAGAGGCCTTGATAATAAAATGATTTTATTAAACGGAAATCAAACCATGGTTATGATGACCGAATTTTTATTACAACAATGGAAAAGCAATAACAAAATAAATGAGAATCAATTTATAGGAAGTACTATTGTATCTACTCCAATGATGTCTGCTTTGGCAGATGCCTTTAACGTCGAATGTAAAATTGGTCTGACCGGTTTTAAATGGATTGCCAAAATGATTAAAGACTTTCCTAACCAAGAGTTTATTGGTGGTGGAGAAGAAAGTTTTGGGTTTATGGTTGGTGACTTTGTAAGAGACAAAGATGCTGTGACCTCTGCTTTACTTGCTTGCGAAATTGCAGCCCAAGCTAAAGCAAAAGGAAGTTCTTTTTATAAAGAGTTAATACAGCTTTATACCAAACATGGCTTTTATAAAGAGCGTTTGATATCTATTACTAAAAAAGGTATTGAAGGTGCTCAAGAAATCAAACAAATGATGATTGATGCTAGAGAAAATCCACTAACAACAGTTAATGGCTCTAAAGTCATCAAAATTGAAGACTACCAATTATCGGAAGCAAAAAATACGCTAGACAATACTACAACTGTAATAGACATACCTAAATCTAATGTTTTAATTTACTATACAGAAGATGGTAGTAAAATTGCTTTACGACCAAGTGGCACAGAACCTAAAATAAAATTCTATATCAGCGTCTATACAACTTTGGACAATGTGTCTGATTTTGAAACTACGGAACAAAAATTGGAAACAAAGATTGATGCAATATTAAAAAACATGCAACTAAATTAA
- a CDS encoding ABC transporter ATP-binding protein — MDQNLKKIIPYIKPYKFNIVMNVIFNVLYALFSTLSFITMFPLLEVLFQKKQEATTEIIKEPIYTGFWNIVDYLKDSFFYEIGKLNEVHGPQYSLLLAVCLVITTFLLKNLFNYLASYHMMHLKNGVLSDLRKKMYTKIISLPIPFYSKRSKGDIMARMLGDISQVQTSFFVILELIVREPLTILFTIYAMLKISTNLTLFVFIFMPISGFVISRIGKNLKSKSTKAQQESGKLISIVEESLTGLKVIKSYNAETSFGQKFNSSVNRLLKLSNSIGNKNNLASPMSEFMGIVTIAVLLWYGGNLVLVEKTLEGELFLVYLLLAYNILTPAKAISKASYSVKNGLAAAERVFEILEQEETIITKSDAINITEFTKGITIENINFRYEAENVLKNFSINIPKGKSVALVGQSGSGKSTIANLLTRFYDVNEGTISIDGNNIKNVSKKSLRGLMGLVTQDSILFNDTIKNNLLIGKENATEQEVIEALKIANAWEFVNELPNGIETNVGDAGNNFSGGQKQRLSIARAVLKNPPIMILDEATSALDTESERLVQVALENMMKNRTSIVIAHRLSTIQNADEIIVMQKGQIVEQGTHSELLNKNGMYKKLVDMQSFE; from the coding sequence ATGGATCAAAATCTAAAAAAAATAATTCCTTATATTAAACCCTACAAGTTTAATATCGTAATGAACGTTATTTTTAACGTTCTCTATGCTCTTTTTAGCACGTTATCTTTTATTACCATGTTTCCTTTATTAGAGGTACTATTTCAAAAAAAACAAGAAGCCACAACAGAAATAATAAAAGAACCAATTTACACAGGTTTCTGGAATATAGTTGATTATTTAAAAGATTCTTTTTTTTACGAAATAGGAAAACTTAATGAAGTTCATGGCCCTCAATATTCATTATTACTAGCTGTGTGTTTAGTCATAACAACTTTTTTACTCAAAAATTTATTTAACTACCTAGCATCCTATCATATGATGCATTTAAAAAATGGAGTACTTAGTGATTTGCGTAAAAAAATGTACACCAAAATTATTAGCCTACCTATTCCTTTTTATTCGAAACGTTCAAAAGGAGATATAATGGCTAGAATGTTAGGGGATATTAGTCAAGTACAAACTTCATTTTTTGTTATACTGGAACTTATAGTTAGAGAGCCATTAACTATATTATTTACGATATATGCAATGCTTAAAATAAGTACAAACTTAACGCTCTTTGTTTTTATTTTCATGCCTATCTCTGGATTTGTTATTTCTAGGATTGGAAAAAATTTAAAATCAAAATCAACCAAAGCTCAACAAGAATCGGGCAAATTGATATCTATCGTAGAAGAAAGCTTAACCGGTCTAAAAGTTATAAAAAGTTATAATGCTGAAACTAGTTTTGGTCAAAAATTCAATAGTTCCGTAAACCGCTTACTCAAACTATCTAACAGTATAGGTAATAAGAATAACTTAGCTTCTCCAATGAGTGAATTCATGGGTATTGTTACAATAGCAGTACTTTTATGGTATGGGGGTAATTTAGTTTTAGTCGAAAAAACTCTGGAAGGCGAATTATTTCTAGTTTATTTACTATTAGCTTATAACATTTTAACTCCAGCTAAGGCCATATCAAAAGCTTCTTATTCTGTTAAAAATGGTTTAGCAGCAGCAGAACGTGTTTTTGAAATATTAGAGCAAGAAGAAACAATAATCACTAAAAGTGACGCAATAAATATCACAGAATTTACTAAGGGTATTACAATTGAAAATATTAATTTTAGATATGAAGCAGAAAATGTTCTAAAAAACTTTAGTATAAATATACCCAAAGGAAAATCGGTAGCACTAGTAGGGCAATCTGGAAGTGGAAAAAGTACAATTGCAAATTTACTAACTCGTTTTTATGATGTTAACGAAGGTACTATTTCTATTGATGGAAATAATATCAAAAATGTTTCAAAAAAATCATTAAGAGGCCTAATGGGTTTAGTTACACAGGACTCGATCTTATTTAATGATACTATAAAAAACAATCTACTAATAGGTAAAGAAAATGCAACAGAACAAGAGGTTATTGAAGCGTTAAAAATAGCAAATGCTTGGGAATTTGTTAACGAGCTACCAAATGGTATTGAAACAAACGTCGGTGATGCAGGTAACAACTTTTCTGGAGGACAAAAACAACGTTTAAGCATTGCTCGCGCGGTACTTAAAAATCCTCCGATTATGATTTTGGATGAAGCGACCTCAGCTTTAGATACAGAAAGCGAGCGTTTGGTGCAAGTTGCATTAGAAAATATGATGAAAAATAGAACGTCTATTGTAATCGCGCATAGACTCTCTACTATTCAAAATGCAGATGAAATTATAGTCATGCAGAAAGGCCAAATTGTAGAACAAGGTACACATTCTGAACTCTTAAATAAAAACGGAATGTATAAAAAACTAGTAGATATGCAGAGTTTTGAATAA
- a CDS encoding RNA polymerase sigma factor encodes MSDNETILIKQLQSDRDKNAAFKTLITRYKERLYWHIRHIVKSHDDADDVLQNTFIKVFKNISKFKGDSQLYSWIYRIATNEALTHLKRNSKLKNINNEEVQDLLINNLESDVYFEGEAIQLKLQKAIATLPEKQQLVFNMKYFQDLKYSELSEILETSEGALKASYHIASKKIEAYLKAN; translated from the coding sequence ATGTCAGACAACGAAACCATTTTAATAAAGCAACTACAATCTGATAGAGATAAAAATGCTGCTTTTAAAACTCTAATAACACGCTATAAAGAGCGATTATATTGGCACATCAGACATATTGTAAAGTCTCACGACGATGCTGACGATGTTTTACAGAATACATTTATTAAAGTCTTTAAAAATATCAGTAAATTTAAAGGAGACAGTCAATTATATTCTTGGATTTATAGAATTGCGACTAACGAAGCTTTAACCCATTTAAAAAGAAATTCAAAATTAAAAAATATTAATAATGAAGAGGTTCAGGATCTATTAATTAATAATTTAGAATCTGATGTTTATTTTGAAGGAGAGGCTATTCAATTAAAATTACAAAAAGCAATAGCGACGCTTCCAGAAAAGCAACAATTAGTTTTTAATATGAAATATTTTCAGGACTTAAAATACAGTGAATTATCTGAAATATTAGAAACCAGCGAAGGTGCACTTAAAGCATCTTATCATATAGCCTCTAAAAAAATTGAAGCATATTTAAAAGCAAATTAA
- a CDS encoding sensor of ECF-type sigma factor, with translation MKTPIITLLVLLLSFSAIAQKDRAKQHEKLKALKVAHITEQLSFTPKEAEAFWPIYNKFDEEKHILRDVSQAKRNNIDVKKLTDSEAKALIKDMQDLEEAKVKSYKVYIDKLSQIISYKKIVLLFNAERSFKRKMIEEFRGRHKDNKK, from the coding sequence ATGAAGACACCTATAATAACATTACTTGTTTTACTCCTATCTTTTAGTGCTATTGCACAAAAAGACAGAGCAAAACAGCATGAAAAATTAAAAGCATTAAAAGTAGCCCACATAACAGAACAATTAAGTTTTACACCTAAAGAAGCTGAAGCCTTTTGGCCTATTTATAATAAGTTTGATGAAGAAAAACACATCTTACGAGATGTGTCTCAAGCTAAAAGAAACAATATTGATGTTAAGAAATTAACCGATAGTGAAGCTAAAGCTTTAATAAAAGACATGCAAGACTTGGAAGAAGCCAAAGTTAAGAGCTATAAAGTATATATAGACAAACTCTCCCAAATAATAAGTTATAAAAAAATAGTCTTATTATTTAATGCAGAACGCTCCTTTAAAAGAAAAATGATTGAAGAGTTTAGAGGTAGGCATAAAGACAATAAAAAATAA
- a CDS encoding WD40/YVTN/BNR-like repeat-containing protein — protein sequence MKKVICLAFSLSLIIGLGSCGVGKYKTVPKPIKTTFTDVSIATLIEDEALNVRAIEIIDTIGLAYLTSKGKFGMYFHNDASEFNAIKSTFPIQIKHDTIIPNFRALAVTDNKGFGLSIGSPALVFNLDVDLHKNTVVYQENHEKAFYDSMEFWNDSEGIAIGDPTDDCLSVIITRDRGKTWTKLSCDVLPKAKEGEAAFAASDTNIAIVGDKTWVATGGKASRILYSPDKGSSWEVFDTPMIQGLETTGIYSLDFYDENNGFAVGGDYTKADANLANKIKTTDGGKTWQIMSDGSGPGYRSCVQYVPNSNAQQLVAIGFKGIDYSSDAGNTWTHLSDDGYYTLRFINETTAYAAGNKKISKLTFK from the coding sequence ATGAAAAAAGTAATATGCCTTGCGTTTAGTCTTTCGCTAATAATAGGATTAGGAAGTTGTGGTGTTGGTAAATATAAAACGGTGCCAAAGCCAATAAAAACCACCTTTACTGATGTCTCTATTGCAACGTTAATAGAAGATGAAGCACTTAATGTTAGAGCTATTGAAATTATTGATACTATTGGCTTAGCTTATTTAACCTCAAAGGGTAAATTTGGTATGTATTTCCATAATGATGCGTCAGAGTTTAATGCCATTAAAAGCACGTTTCCCATTCAAATAAAACATGATACAATTATTCCAAACTTTAGAGCATTAGCTGTTACGGATAATAAAGGTTTTGGATTAAGCATTGGGTCACCTGCATTAGTATTTAATTTGGATGTTGATTTGCATAAAAATACGGTGGTGTATCAAGAAAATCATGAGAAAGCATTTTATGATTCTATGGAGTTTTGGAATGACAGTGAAGGTATTGCGATCGGAGATCCTACAGACGATTGTTTAAGTGTTATTATTACTAGAGATAGAGGAAAAACTTGGACAAAACTATCGTGTGATGTTTTACCAAAAGCAAAAGAGGGTGAAGCTGCATTTGCTGCAAGTGATACTAATATAGCTATTGTAGGCGATAAAACTTGGGTAGCCACAGGTGGTAAGGCTAGTCGTATTTTATATTCTCCTGATAAAGGAAGTAGTTGGGAGGTCTTTGATACACCAATGATACAAGGTCTTGAAACAACAGGGATCTATAGTCTAGATTTTTATGATGAAAATAATGGCTTTGCTGTAGGGGGAGATTATACTAAAGCAGATGCTAATTTGGCTAATAAAATAAAGACTACTGATGGCGGAAAAACATGGCAAATTATGTCTGATGGCTCTGGACCTGGTTACAGAAGTTGTGTGCAATACGTGCCAAATAGTAATGCGCAGCAATTAGTGGCTATTGGTTTTAAGGGTATTGATTACAGTAGTGATGCTGGTAATACTTGGACGCATTTAAGCGATGATGGGTATTATACGCTTAGGTTTATAAATGAGACTACAGCGTATGCAGCAGGTAATAAGAAAATTAGTAAATTAACTTTTAAATAG
- a CDS encoding SCO family protein, translating into MKYLCIIVVLVFTSCKKDVKKENIKVVENSRVDYLPYYNDDSFTPHWLTPNTEEEKAFHKIPDFSLTNQLGEIVTQNTFDNKIYITDFFFTTCPGICPKMTGNMSKIQEEFKNDKDVLLLSHSVMPSTDSVSVLQAYAENNDVIDNKWHLVTGDRQEIYALGRDHYFIESDLGEVKSIDDFLHTENFLLIDKYKHIRGIYNGLNRASIAQLIIDIKALKIEG; encoded by the coding sequence ATGAAATATCTATGTATTATAGTAGTGCTAGTTTTTACAAGCTGTAAGAAAGACGTGAAAAAAGAAAATATTAAAGTCGTTGAAAACAGCAGAGTAGATTATTTGCCATATTACAACGATGACTCTTTTACGCCGCATTGGTTAACTCCAAATACGGAAGAAGAAAAAGCGTTTCATAAAATTCCTGATTTCTCATTAACAAATCAATTAGGAGAAATAGTTACTCAAAATACGTTTGATAATAAAATATATATTACTGATTTCTTTTTTACAACCTGTCCAGGGATATGTCCTAAAATGACTGGTAATATGTCAAAAATTCAAGAAGAATTTAAAAATGACAAGGATGTTTTATTATTATCACATTCGGTAATGCCAAGTACAGATTCAGTTTCTGTTTTACAGGCGTATGCTGAAAATAATGATGTGATAGATAACAAGTGGCATTTAGTAACAGGAGATAGACAAGAAATATATGCTCTTGGAAGAGATCATTATTTTATTGAAAGTGATTTGGGGGAAGTAAAAAGTATTGATGATTTTTTACACACTGAAAACTTTCTGTTGATTGATAAATACAAACACATAAGAGGAATCTATAATGGATTAAACAGGGCTTCAATAGCACAATTAATTATAGATATTAAAGCATTAAAAATAGAAGGGTAA
- a CDS encoding toxin-antitoxin system YwqK family antitoxin yields MRPILFLIFITFSITGCKDTSVSKRNNTATLEVQTIIVDSVEVLKKELILNGSKGRWYYKDKPFTGYSLKYHPNGTLEEKWGFFNGKREGVARRWTKNAQLQLESYYKNNRLDGVYKTWWENGALSGESFYVNGVKQGVEKKWFSDGQLFKLRNFADGKEHGFQKAWLANGKLYVNYEAKNGRIFGMRRANSCVRLEDEVVIRKKIVL; encoded by the coding sequence ATGAGACCAATTCTTTTTTTAATATTTATAACATTTTCAATAACAGGTTGTAAGGATACTTCTGTAAGTAAAAGAAACAATACTGCTACTCTAGAAGTGCAAACTATTATTGTAGATAGTGTTGAGGTTTTAAAAAAAGAATTGATTCTTAATGGAAGTAAAGGGAGATGGTATTATAAAGATAAACCGTTTACTGGTTATTCTTTAAAGTATCACCCAAATGGAACTTTAGAAGAAAAATGGGGCTTTTTTAATGGGAAAAGAGAAGGTGTTGCTAGGCGTTGGACTAAGAATGCACAACTTCAGCTTGAATCTTATTATAAAAATAATAGGTTAGATGGTGTTTATAAAACATGGTGGGAGAATGGTGCTTTATCAGGAGAATCATTCTACGTGAACGGTGTTAAACAAGGCGTTGAAAAAAAATGGTTTTCAGATGGACAATTGTTTAAATTAAGAAATTTTGCGGATGGAAAAGAGCATGGTTTTCAAAAAGCTTGGTTAGCCAATGGTAAATTATATGTTAATTATGAAGCCAAAAATGGACGTATTTTTGGGATGAGAAGAGCTAATTCATGTGTTCGATTAGAAGATGAAGTCGTTATTAGAAAAAAAATAGTTTTATGA
- a CDS encoding YHYH protein encodes MKFFFKPLTYLTIVAFGLFACNSDDSVSDDSVSDDGIDDEEVAVTELHAAFAAFNTDAVTVILSDDGTEVNIETTGFPDHSSIYWEPDNALYIDEPGVTKTTEDTYIGGGQGEAASFTVDATPDLTGATVTTQLNTIGIAVSGASIFNDQEGMGDLDQAAGSLDWAGAHKGPGVYHYHLEPTPITSDDDNLVGILLDGVFIYGRQCSSTGTNPTGLDASGGHTSTTQYTDGVEEYHYHIINEVYTTGNYAYSPAYVLFAGPFQGY; translated from the coding sequence ATGAAATTTTTTTTTAAACCTTTAACTTACTTAACAATTGTTGCTTTCGGCTTATTTGCTTGCAATAGTGATGATTCGGTAAGTGATGATTCAGTAAGTGATGATGGTATTGACGACGAGGAAGTGGCTGTAACAGAATTACACGCGGCATTTGCAGCATTTAATACAGATGCAGTTACTGTTATATTATCTGATGATGGTACTGAAGTAAATATTGAAACTACAGGATTTCCAGATCATAGCTCAATTTATTGGGAGCCAGATAATGCACTTTATATTGATGAGCCGGGTGTAACAAAAACAACTGAAGATACTTATATAGGAGGAGGGCAAGGTGAAGCTGCAAGTTTTACAGTTGATGCAACTCCTGATTTAACGGGTGCTACAGTTACTACACAGTTAAATACTATAGGTATCGCTGTCAGTGGAGCGTCTATCTTTAATGATCAAGAAGGTATGGGAGATTTAGATCAAGCTGCTGGAAGTTTAGACTGGGCAGGAGCGCATAAAGGTCCTGGTGTATATCATTATCACTTAGAGCCTACACCAATTACTAGCGATGATGATAATTTAGTTGGAATATTATTAGATGGTGTATTTATTTATGGAAGACAGTGTAGTTCAACAGGAACAAATCCTACAGGTTTAGATGCTTCTGGTGGTCACACATCTACTACCCAGTATACAGATGGAGTAGAGGAGTATCATTATCATATTATTAATGAAGTTTATACTACAGGTAATTATGCATATTCACCAGCATATGTTCTTTTTGCAGGACCATTCCAAGGATACTAA